A single window of Anomaloglossus baeobatrachus isolate aAnoBae1 chromosome 9, aAnoBae1.hap1, whole genome shotgun sequence DNA harbors:
- the TMEM35A gene encoding putative acetylcholine receptor chaperone: MASPRTVTIFALSAALGLFFVFMGTIKLTPKLSKDAYSEMKRAYKSYLKALPGLKRLGITSVLLRKTVGSLELACGIVLTLVPGRPKDVANFVLLLLVLIVLFFHQLVGDPLKRYAHALVFGILLTCRLLVSRQPEEELRDRKATQSENGAIPRDPKKMKVS, encoded by the exons ATGGCGTCTCCGAGGACCGTGACCATATTCGCCCTGTCTGCGGCGCTCGGGCTTTTCTTCGTTTTTATGGGAACCATAAAGCTGACTCCGAAGCTCAGCAAGGACGCGTACAGCGAGATG AAACGGGCATATAAAAGTTACCTGAAGGCTCTCCCAGGACTGAAGAGGCTCGGCATTACTTCTGTGCTATTAAGGAAAACTGTTGGCTCCCTGGAACTTGCATGTGGAATTGTCCTCACTTTGGTCCCGGGACGTCCTAAAGATGTTGccaattttgtccttcttcttctagtACTCATTGTTCTCTTTTTCCACCAGCTTGTTGGAGATCCCTTGAAACGATATGCTCACGCACTTGTTTTTGGGATCCTCCTCACTTGTCGCCTGCTTGTCTCACGCCAACCTGAAGAGGAATTGCGTGACAGGAAGGCGACACAGTCTGAAAATGGGGCCATCCCTCGGGACCCCAAGAAAATGAAGGTATCTTAA